The genomic segment GTTGAGGTCTCTGCCACGTGTCACGGATCTCCATAGATGAGCCATGAGCGCTTGAAGGGAAGAGATCTCGTTATTGGTGGTGAACCCCATCTCGGCGTTGGCTTTTGCCTTGAGCTCAACAATTCTTTTCTTGGAGAAATGGATCATCATTTGCTGTAGATGATCAGCTGATGATGATGAGGTTGGTTGAGGAAGCTCTACGACGGAGGGGACTCGGATCGGGAGACCAAGAAAGAAGTCGCGGCGGTCTGTACTCAAAACGACGTCGTTGTTGTTGTAGTAGCTGCCGTCGCGTGAGATTTCCGACCACACGTTGAAGAAGTTCCAGAACGACGTGCCGTCAATGACGACATGATTCATACTACACCCGATGAAGAAACCGTCGACGAGTTCGGTTACCTGCACAGCTACCAAAGGGAGTTTCGAAACGGCGGCTTCGTAGTTCGAAACTCCGTTCAATAAAAAAAGAGAGTACACAAAGTCGTTTGGGACAATAACTGAGTCGCCGATAATATCAGCCACCGCGGCGCCATCAGTGACGGCGTGGCTGAAAAGGACTCCGGATCCGTTACATTCAACGTGGAAACAAGCGGTTTCATCGTCGTTCCTGGTGATGACGAGTCGGCCGGCGAGAGGATAGAAAATATCTAAGGTACGAGACAAAGTGGCTGCTAAGTGGCGTACGAAGTTGGTATCTGACGGCGGCTTGTGATGAAAAAGAAGACCATTTTGGATGTACTGAAGTTTGAGGTGTCCAAGATCGCTCGGAGTCAACTCGAGTCGCTCACTGATTAACTCGCTGTGATTATTATCATCTTCATCGTCAAGACTCGCTTGTTGAACGAGGGTGGTTGAGATGAATCTAAGCCCAATACCCTTCATGATTTTCCTCTCGCAGCAAGATATATTTATGTGTGGTTATATGATCAGTTATAGATCATTAATTAGTAATGAATAGGAAGAATTTATGAGATGTGTGGAAAAGAACAGTCACAAAGCGAAGTAtttataagatatatatatatatatatgtatgcgtgcatcataattcataaaaatattacaTAATTTAATATCTATTTtctaattgttttttttaaattagttgATGATTTATAGGAAATGAATGGACgtgcaaaaaaaaattaaaaaaaaaacatgtttttgttataaaatgatgaaatataatcaattatataaaatgaagCAATGCATTCCTGCTGCATATATTCAATCATTTTTGTCTGATTATTTTGATCTCCAAATATGCTTTAAATCTATACAATAAGatattaaaatagaatatttcttTAAATATATTAACTTTCACCATCAATGACATAATATAGGAATATTTGCTGCAAAAATGcttaaattttgtaatttataacatttaaatatcTAAGTCTTTTTTTTGGGCTAAAATATATTCCGTCAACATTGTTAAAATTTATTATgccttaaaagcatgtaaagacattttaaaGATTTaagtaaaaatacatttttattatatttgaatgtaatAATTATTGTTTgtataatttataataatatcaagaaattttcatattcatttatgaggatatgatattgtattagtatgagagaattaagatcatatgatgaataaaatagtcagtaacatattaaagtaaaatATCATTAATGAATAATTTTTAGTACTGTTTACTAAGAATACGAGATGCAAGTATTCTAGATTTAGATTACTGGCGTGGATAGAAATCAGGGTAAATGTACTATATAgtgattatatatatgtaaaacttgAGACCTTTCAGGTCGAAAAGtcaaaaagagaaggaaaaatatattattaaattatatatatgtggtgggacccacttattttaaaaaaaaattatatattcagAATTTT from the Humulus lupulus chromosome X, drHumLupu1.1, whole genome shotgun sequence genome contains:
- the LOC133805489 gene encoding uncharacterized acetyltransferase At3g50280-like: MKGIGLRFISTTLVQQASLDDEDDNNHSELISERLELTPSDLGHLKLQYIQNGLLFHHKPPSDTNFVRHLAATLSRTLDIFYPLAGRLVITRNDDETACFHVECNGSGVLFSHAVTDGAAVADIIGDSVIVPNDFVYSLFLLNGVSNYEAAVSKLPLVAVQVTELVDGFFIGCSMNHVVIDGTSFWNFFNVWSEISRDGSYYNNNDVVLSTDRRDFFLGLPIRVPSVVELPQPTSSSSADHLQQMMIHFSKKRIVELKAKANAEMGFTTNNEISSLQALMAHLWRSVTRGRDLNADEDVHYIVTVGLRSRLLQPALPEGYLGNAVHGINVQCKAGELLDRGLGWAAAQIKQGIGLVTPTEARKKLEDWVKSPRLSDMRRVPRNLVISGGSPRFNVYGNDFGWGSPVAVRSGPANKYDGSLTPYSGAEEGSVDFEVCSSLSPATLLDYILN